The Amycolatopsis sp. 195334CR genome window below encodes:
- a CDS encoding HAD family phosphatase: MSRWSGKDKSQELERLAELAGEASAEAAVAMEQSPSAVLTVPAQDLAAGTVPPEPVAGPAEADGAEPPVAAAPPDLTAAAFFDVDNTMMMGASIFHFVRGLASRNFFTTSDLAGFAWQQLKFRVGGRENHDDIKSHREKGLSFVAGRTVQEMVDVGEEIYDELMAEKIWSGTRALAQMHLDAGQRVWLVTATPVELAAIISRRLGLTGALGTVAESVDGVYTGRLVGDLLHGRAKAHAVRALAAREGLNLRRCTAYSDSSNDIPMLSAVGTSVAVNPDSGLREVARARGWEIRDFRTGRKAAKIGVPSVLGAGAVAGAVAAGLAYRRR, from the coding sequence GTGTCGCGGTGGAGTGGCAAGGATAAGAGTCAGGAACTGGAGCGGCTCGCGGAACTGGCCGGTGAGGCCTCCGCCGAGGCCGCCGTCGCGATGGAGCAGTCGCCGTCCGCCGTGCTGACCGTTCCCGCGCAGGACCTGGCCGCCGGTACGGTGCCGCCGGAGCCGGTCGCCGGGCCGGCCGAGGCCGACGGGGCCGAGCCCCCGGTCGCCGCCGCGCCGCCGGACCTGACCGCCGCCGCCTTCTTCGACGTGGACAACACGATGATGATGGGCGCGTCGATCTTCCACTTCGTGCGCGGGCTGGCCTCGCGGAACTTCTTCACCACCTCCGACCTGGCCGGGTTCGCCTGGCAGCAGCTGAAGTTCCGGGTCGGCGGCCGGGAGAACCACGACGACATCAAGTCGCACCGGGAGAAGGGCCTGTCCTTTGTGGCCGGTCGCACGGTGCAGGAGATGGTCGACGTCGGCGAGGAAATCTACGACGAGCTGATGGCCGAGAAGATCTGGTCCGGCACCAGGGCGCTGGCGCAGATGCACCTTGACGCCGGGCAGCGGGTCTGGCTGGTCACCGCCACCCCGGTGGAGCTGGCCGCCATCATCTCGCGGCGGCTCGGCCTGACCGGCGCGCTCGGCACGGTGGCGGAAAGCGTCGACGGTGTCTACACCGGACGGCTCGTCGGTGACCTGCTGCACGGGCGCGCGAAGGCCCACGCGGTGCGGGCGCTGGCCGCGCGTGAGGGCCTGAACCTGCGCCGCTGCACCGCGTACTCGGACTCGTCGAACGACATCCCGATGCTGTCCGCGGTGGGCACCTCGGTCGCGGTGAACCCGGACTCGGGCCTGCGGGAGGTCGCGCGGGCGCGGGGCTGGGAGATCCGGGACTTCCGCACCGGCCGGAAGGCCGCCAAGATCGGCGTGCCCTCCGTCCTGGGCGCGGGCGCCGTCGCCGGCGCGGTCGCGGCGGGCCTGGCGTACCGCCGCCGCTGA
- a CDS encoding lysophospholipid acyltransferase family protein, with protein MSRADGVRDRREGRAQEVTTSMSAQVIPLHGPGREKAPEPPAAGARPEGAAEEAAGLADAPVVQFPKARPAPVVPAEAELPDALVTLLKFVRNRLTGDYTVDEFGFDAELTDALLMPPFRALYEKWFRVSTHGVHNLPVEGGALLVSNHSGTIPLDALMTAVAVHDEHPEHRHLRGLGADLVFRMPLVGSLARKSGQTLACNPDAERLLRAGELVGVWPEGFKGIGKPFSSRYKLQRFGRGGFVSAAMRAGVPIIPCSIVGAEEIYPKIGDIKPLARLLGLPYFPVTPFFPLLGPLGAIPLPTKWHIEFGEPIRTDQFGPDAEDDPMLVFNLTDQVRESIQHTLYRRLAQRRSIFRD; from the coding sequence ATGAGCCGCGCGGACGGGGTCAGGGACAGAAGGGAAGGCAGGGCGCAGGAAGTGACCACGAGCATGAGCGCGCAGGTGATTCCGCTGCACGGACCGGGCCGTGAGAAGGCCCCCGAGCCACCGGCCGCGGGTGCGCGGCCGGAGGGCGCCGCGGAGGAAGCGGCCGGGCTCGCCGACGCGCCGGTCGTCCAGTTCCCGAAGGCTCGGCCCGCACCGGTCGTGCCTGCCGAGGCCGAACTGCCCGATGCGCTGGTCACCCTGCTGAAGTTCGTGCGCAACCGGCTCACCGGCGACTACACCGTGGACGAGTTCGGCTTCGACGCCGAGCTGACCGACGCGCTGCTGATGCCGCCGTTCCGCGCGCTGTACGAGAAGTGGTTCCGGGTCAGCACGCACGGGGTGCACAACCTGCCGGTCGAGGGCGGGGCGCTGCTGGTCAGCAACCACTCGGGGACCATCCCGCTGGACGCGCTGATGACCGCGGTCGCGGTGCACGACGAGCACCCGGAGCACCGGCACCTGCGCGGGCTCGGCGCCGACCTGGTGTTCCGCATGCCGCTGGTGGGTTCGCTGGCGCGCAAGTCGGGGCAGACGCTGGCCTGCAACCCGGACGCCGAGCGGCTGCTGCGCGCGGGTGAGCTGGTCGGCGTGTGGCCGGAGGGGTTCAAGGGCATCGGGAAGCCGTTCTCCTCGCGGTACAAGCTGCAGCGCTTCGGCCGCGGCGGCTTCGTCTCGGCGGCGATGCGGGCCGGGGTGCCGATCATCCCGTGCTCGATCGTGGGCGCCGAGGAGATCTACCCGAAGATCGGCGACATCAAGCCGCTGGCGCGCTTGCTGGGGCTGCCGTACTTCCCGGTGACGCCGTTCTTCCCGCTGCTGGGGCCGCTGGGCGCGATCCCGCTGCCGACGAAGTGGCACATCGAATTCGGCGAACCGATCCGCACCGACCAGTTCGGCCCGGACGCCGAGGACGACCCGATGCTGGTGTTCAACCTGACCGACCAGGTCCGCGAGTCGATCCAGCACACCCTCTACCGCCGCCTGGCCCAACGCCGCAGCATCTTCCGCGACTGA
- a CDS encoding YbaB/EbfC family nucleoid-associated protein has translation MATSLTALAARNNRADEGLLALRKDLAQRTVTARDRGDLVEVEVDSGGKVLAVSVNSTLVRKVDAKTLANAILQASTGAQRAAAELVAERRAYHLGT, from the coding sequence ATGGCGACTTCGCTGACCGCGCTGGCCGCGCGCAACAACCGCGCCGACGAGGGCCTGCTCGCGTTGCGCAAGGACCTCGCCCAGCGAACGGTCACCGCGCGGGACCGCGGGGACCTGGTCGAGGTCGAGGTGGACTCCGGCGGCAAGGTGCTCGCGGTTTCGGTGAATTCGACGCTGGTGCGCAAGGTCGACGCGAAGACGCTGGCGAACGCGATCCTGCAGGCCTCCACCGGCGCCCAGCGCGCGGCGGCGGAGCTGGTCGCGGAACGCCGGGCGTACCACCTGGGCACATGA
- a CDS encoding molybdopterin-dependent oxidoreductase: MDTRLPRLRAAAIGVVAVGAAAAAGHLLSAFLGRNSSPVVAVGSTIAEFSPSWLTEFGKDTFYLYDKLALFVGMGLVMLVLAAVAGLISRRSRTPGLVLIGAFGVLGVVAVLRRPDLGQLAILAPLATLLVGCWVFSWLHGVASAEEAVDGGMSRRRFLVGGAGVAAGAGVAALAGQVIGVSRDAELSRAEVGGLVPARPAPPIPADADFRKLGTPSFLTPNADFYKIDTTLALPQVRAEDWRLRVHGLVDRELTFTYADIRDRPLVERAVTLCCVSNEVGGDLISTATFVGVDLRDLLNEAGVRPGAEQLFSTSTDGWTCGTPISAVLDPGRGAMLALGMNGEPLPVKHGFPARLVVPGLYGYVSATKWVTDLEVTTWSARRAYWLERDWAREGPVKTQSRIDVPKPFAAQAAGKTVVAGIAWAQHTGIDRVEVRLDQGPWVPATLSAEVNADTWRMWWVQLDVPKGPHQLYCRAVDRSGYVQTGEVQGTVPDGATGWHSISITAA, translated from the coding sequence ATGGACACACGCCTGCCACGCCTTCGCGCGGCCGCGATCGGGGTGGTCGCCGTCGGCGCGGCGGCCGCGGCCGGGCACCTGCTGTCCGCGTTCCTCGGGCGGAACTCGTCGCCGGTGGTCGCGGTGGGCAGCACCATCGCGGAGTTCTCGCCGAGCTGGCTGACCGAGTTCGGCAAGGACACGTTCTACCTGTACGACAAGCTCGCGCTCTTTGTCGGCATGGGCCTGGTGATGCTGGTGCTGGCCGCCGTCGCGGGGTTGATCTCGCGGCGTTCGCGCACGCCGGGGCTGGTGCTGATCGGGGCGTTCGGCGTGCTCGGCGTGGTTGCCGTGCTGCGGCGGCCGGACCTCGGGCAGCTGGCGATCCTCGCGCCGCTGGCCACGCTGCTCGTCGGGTGCTGGGTGTTCTCCTGGCTGCACGGGGTGGCGTCCGCCGAGGAGGCCGTCGACGGCGGCATGAGCAGGCGGCGGTTCCTGGTCGGCGGGGCCGGGGTCGCGGCCGGTGCCGGGGTCGCCGCGCTGGCCGGTCAGGTGATCGGGGTGAGCCGCGACGCCGAGCTTTCGCGGGCAGAAGTCGGTGGGCTGGTCCCGGCGCGGCCCGCGCCGCCGATCCCGGCCGACGCCGACTTCCGCAAGCTCGGCACACCGTCCTTCCTGACCCCGAACGCGGACTTCTACAAGATCGACACCACCCTGGCGCTGCCGCAGGTGCGGGCCGAGGACTGGCGGCTGCGGGTGCACGGCCTGGTCGACCGCGAGCTCACCTTCACCTACGCGGACATCCGCGACCGCCCGCTGGTCGAGCGCGCGGTGACGTTGTGCTGCGTGTCGAACGAGGTGGGCGGCGACCTGATCTCCACCGCCACCTTCGTCGGCGTCGACCTGCGGGACCTGCTGAACGAGGCGGGCGTGCGGCCGGGGGCCGAGCAGCTGTTCTCCACCAGCACCGACGGCTGGACCTGCGGCACGCCGATCTCGGCGGTGCTCGACCCCGGCCGCGGCGCGATGCTCGCGCTCGGCATGAACGGGGAACCGCTGCCGGTGAAGCACGGCTTCCCGGCGCGGCTGGTGGTGCCCGGCTTGTACGGCTACGTGTCGGCGACCAAGTGGGTCACCGATCTCGAGGTGACCACCTGGTCGGCGCGGCGGGCGTACTGGCTGGAGCGCGACTGGGCGCGGGAGGGGCCGGTGAAGACGCAGTCCCGCATCGACGTGCCGAAGCCGTTCGCCGCGCAGGCGGCAGGGAAGACCGTGGTCGCCGGGATCGCCTGGGCGCAGCACACCGGGATCGACCGGGTGGAGGTGCGCCTGGACCAGGGGCCGTGGGTGCCCGCGACGCTGTCGGCCGAGGTGAACGCGGACACCTGGCGGATGTGGTGGGTGCAGCTGGACGTGCCGAAGGGGCCGCACCAGCTGTACTGCCGGGCGGTGGACCGGTCGGGTTACGTGCAGACCGGCGAGGTACAGGGCACCGTCCCGGACGGCGCCACCGGCTGGCACTCGATCTCGATCACCGCCGCCTGA
- the proC gene encoding pyrroline-5-carboxylate reductase, which translates to MAVIAVLGAGKIGEALLSGLLHGGRRPDELLFTERYPERVDELTRRYGVRGVDVPEAAKLADVLIVAVKPQDIEPLLDELGPLLRPETLVVSLCAGLPTALYERRLAEGTPVVRVMPNTPMVVGEAMSAISPGRYATADHLALVEELLTCVGSVVRVPESQQDAVTALSGSGPAYFFFLVEAMIDAGILLGLPRNISEKLIVQSAVGAAKMLAETGEHPVTLREAVTSPAGTTINAIRELENHGVRAALLAAIEAARDRSVELGKAHD; encoded by the coding sequence ATGGCTGTCATCGCGGTGCTCGGGGCGGGAAAGATCGGCGAGGCCCTTCTGTCGGGGCTGTTGCACGGCGGGCGCAGGCCCGACGAGCTGCTGTTCACCGAGCGCTACCCGGAGCGCGTCGACGAGCTGACCCGCCGCTACGGCGTGCGCGGCGTCGACGTGCCCGAGGCCGCGAAGCTCGCCGACGTGCTGATCGTCGCGGTCAAGCCGCAGGACATCGAGCCGTTGCTCGACGAGCTGGGGCCGCTCCTGCGCCCCGAGACGCTGGTCGTCTCGCTGTGCGCGGGCCTGCCGACCGCCCTCTACGAGCGCCGCCTGGCCGAGGGCACCCCAGTCGTCCGGGTGATGCCGAACACCCCGATGGTGGTCGGCGAGGCGATGAGCGCGATTTCACCCGGTCGGTACGCCACCGCCGACCACTTGGCGCTCGTCGAAGAGCTGCTCACCTGCGTCGGCAGCGTGGTGCGCGTGCCCGAGTCGCAGCAGGACGCGGTCACCGCGCTCTCCGGTTCCGGCCCGGCGTACTTCTTCTTCCTGGTCGAGGCCATGATCGATGCGGGCATCCTGCTCGGCCTCCCGCGCAACATCTCGGAGAAGCTCATCGTGCAGTCGGCCGTCGGCGCGGCGAAGATGCTCGCCGAGACGGGCGAGCACCCGGTCACCCTGCGTGAGGCGGTCACCTCACCGGCGGGCACCACGATCAACGCGATCCGCGAACTGGAGAACCACGGCGTCCGCGCGGCGCTGCTCGCGGCCATCGAAGCGGCCCGCGACCGGTCGGTGGAATTGGGCAAGGCACACGACTGA
- a CDS encoding sigma-70 family RNA polymerase sigma factor codes for MSLQVALAGGSGTLIGTSAPSRRAVAAQRAAQAEAVKAEAWDLVHAAQQGDAGAFGKLYDRYVDMVFRYVLFRLGDRDLAEDVTSETFLRALRRITSVTYQGRDVGAWFVTIARNLILDHVKSSRFRLEVVTDEVAEGGASPFTGSTAQSPAGPEQQVISRATSSELFRCIDELGSDQRECILLRFMQGLSVAETAEIMNRNEGAIKALQHRAVRRLAQLMPSGLR; via the coding sequence ATGAGCCTGCAGGTCGCCTTGGCCGGGGGTTCGGGCACGCTCATCGGCACGAGCGCGCCGAGCCGCCGGGCCGTCGCCGCGCAGCGCGCCGCGCAGGCCGAGGCCGTCAAGGCCGAGGCGTGGGACCTGGTGCACGCCGCCCAGCAGGGCGACGCCGGCGCCTTCGGCAAGCTGTACGACCGGTACGTCGACATGGTCTTCCGGTACGTGCTGTTCCGCCTCGGCGACCGCGACCTGGCCGAGGACGTGACCAGTGAGACCTTCCTGCGCGCGCTGCGCCGGATCACCTCGGTCACCTACCAGGGCCGGGACGTCGGCGCCTGGTTCGTCACCATCGCCCGCAACCTGATCCTCGACCACGTGAAGTCCAGCCGCTTCCGCCTCGAAGTGGTCACCGACGAGGTGGCCGAGGGCGGGGCGAGCCCGTTCACCGGGTCCACCGCGCAGAGCCCGGCCGGGCCCGAGCAGCAGGTGATCAGCCGCGCGACCAGCTCCGAGCTGTTCCGCTGCATCGACGAGCTGGGCAGTGACCAGCGCGAATGCATTCTGCTGCGGTTCATGCAGGGGCTCTCGGTGGCCGAGACGGCGGAGATCATGAACCGCAACGAGGGCGCCATCAAGGCACTGCAGCACCGCGCGGTCCGGCGGCTGGCCCAGCTCATGCCGAGCGGTTTGCGGTAA
- a CDS encoding 30S ribosomal protein bS22: protein MGSVIKKRRKRMSKKKHRKLLRRTRMQRRKQGK from the coding sequence GTGGGCTCGGTCATCAAGAAGCGCCGCAAGCGCATGTCCAAGAAGAAGCACCGCAAGCTGTTGCGCCGCACGCGGATGCAGCGTCGCAAGCAGGGCAAGTGA
- a CDS encoding DUF5667 domain-containing protein produces the protein MKLPWERERDRFARAVEDPSPDDDEFRHELDLVGQLRRLGNTATPGPETRERIAAAIEARPVVPPPRRRTRWGPVIAGGLAGLIGIGGLGVALAGDALPGDSLYGMKLAGETATVGLTFDDEARAGKRLDHAGGRLAELRELGGRDAAEFRATLDSFGQAAREGTAELTAVATGTSGAQLTGLRSWAAEQARVLADLRPSVPEGASVAFDNAVVLMDRVDRRAAALAERMSCYQITSGKHDDLGALPATAGCGDGSPPPAVPADPGAPADPDDPALVPVDRPESPTVATPPVDDRPITATPVLVAPSLPAPPVTEAPPPVTRPRPPIMPPPPGELLRLPPLLPGLPEVRVGW, from the coding sequence GTGAAGTTGCCGTGGGAGCGTGAGCGCGACCGGTTCGCGCGCGCCGTCGAGGACCCGTCGCCGGACGACGACGAGTTCCGCCACGAGCTGGACCTGGTCGGCCAGCTCCGCAGGCTCGGCAACACCGCCACCCCCGGTCCGGAGACCAGGGAGCGCATCGCCGCCGCCATCGAGGCGCGTCCGGTCGTGCCCCCACCGCGGCGCCGCACGCGGTGGGGTCCGGTGATCGCGGGCGGGCTGGCCGGCTTGATCGGGATCGGTGGTCTCGGCGTGGCCCTCGCCGGGGACGCCCTGCCCGGCGACTCCCTCTACGGCATGAAACTCGCTGGTGAGACCGCCACCGTCGGGCTGACCTTCGACGACGAGGCCAGGGCGGGCAAGCGGCTCGACCACGCGGGCGGGCGGCTCGCCGAACTCCGTGAACTCGGTGGCCGCGACGCCGCGGAGTTCCGGGCCACCCTGGACAGCTTCGGCCAGGCCGCCCGGGAGGGCACCGCCGAGCTGACCGCGGTCGCCACCGGGACCTCCGGCGCGCAGCTCACCGGCCTGCGGTCGTGGGCCGCCGAGCAGGCGCGGGTGCTCGCCGACCTGCGACCTTCGGTGCCGGAAGGAGCCAGTGTCGCCTTTGACAACGCTGTCGTACTGATGGACCGGGTCGACCGGCGTGCGGCCGCGCTCGCCGAGCGGATGAGCTGCTACCAGATCACCTCGGGCAAGCACGACGACCTGGGCGCACTGCCCGCCACGGCCGGCTGCGGTGACGGCAGTCCGCCACCCGCCGTACCGGCCGATCCCGGCGCCCCTGCCGATCCCGACGACCCGGCGCTCGTGCCGGTGGACCGGCCGGAGTCACCCACGGTGGCCACGCCGCCGGTCGACGACCGCCCGATCACGGCCACGCCGGTCCTCGTCGCGCCCTCGCTCCCGGCACCACCGGTGACCGAAGCGCCACCACCGGTCACGCGGCCCAGGCCGCCGATAATGCCGCCGCCACCTGGTGAACTCCTGAGACTTCCCCCACTGTTGCCGGGATTGCCCGAGGTGAGGGTCGGCTGGTAA
- a CDS encoding glutaredoxin family protein, producing the protein MAHEVTVVTRDGCSACVRAEADVARICGELGVAWSTFDVDSDPEWRAEYGDRVPVILVDGDEHGYWSVEEDRLRAALA; encoded by the coding sequence ATGGCGCATGAGGTGACGGTGGTGACCAGGGATGGCTGCTCGGCGTGCGTGCGCGCCGAGGCCGACGTGGCGCGCATCTGCGGGGAGCTCGGGGTCGCGTGGTCGACCTTCGACGTGGACAGCGATCCGGAGTGGCGGGCCGAGTACGGCGACCGCGTGCCGGTGATCCTGGTCGACGGCGACGAGCACGGGTATTGGTCGGTCGAGGAGGACCGGCTGCGCGCGGCGCTCGCGTAA
- a CDS encoding AMP-binding protein: protein MTDWLRCGCARGRGWDLSSEQGNHQNHQATAGTAGSVSALVSAAAGSWPDSLALIDSGTGRKSTWAQVDAAVNAEARRLTDAGLSPGDRVVVRLPTSTAFAVTLFGVVRAGGIAVPLSPQAPGAEIQPLVEHSGAKLVVSHDPEAEELPDGVTALPAADVSATGERVEAVGGGEDIAVVSYTSGTTGPPRGVMLSHRALLANIEQLSSVRPLVLQHSDRVFVAIPLFHVYGLGPGLLQAAAVGATVVLSERFDARRALADCAEYRVTTIAGVPAMYAEFAALDADELGTGLATVRRMTSGAAPLHPRVLAAIRAATGLDVYEGYGLTEAAPVVTTTLVTGYPKPGSVGRALPGIELRLVESDGTTGPVLSDPEDLVDSFDEEDGGTGLVALRGANLFSGYWPDGAHGPDDEGWFRTGDVGYLDTDGDLHLVDRANDLIIVNGFNVYPNEVESVLTELPEVVEAAVVGVVDERSGEAVKAVVVVAPGASLSAQQVVDHCAGKLAGYKVPHTVEFAESLPHSATGKLRRLRLR from the coding sequence ATGACAGACTGGTTACGGTGTGGGTGCGCTCGCGGAAGGGGTTGGGATTTGTCGTCCGAACAGGGGAATCACCAGAACCACCAGGCCACGGCAGGCACCGCGGGCTCCGTCTCGGCGCTGGTTTCCGCGGCCGCCGGGAGCTGGCCGGATTCACTCGCACTTATCGATTCAGGAACCGGCCGGAAGAGCACCTGGGCACAGGTCGACGCGGCGGTGAACGCTGAAGCGCGCCGCCTCACCGACGCCGGGCTGAGCCCCGGTGACCGGGTGGTCGTGCGCCTGCCGACCTCCACCGCGTTCGCGGTGACGCTGTTCGGCGTGGTGCGCGCGGGCGGGATCGCGGTCCCGCTGTCGCCGCAGGCGCCGGGCGCCGAGATCCAGCCGCTGGTCGAGCACTCCGGGGCGAAGCTGGTGGTCAGCCACGACCCGGAGGCCGAGGAACTGCCGGACGGGGTCACCGCGCTGCCCGCCGCCGACGTCAGCGCGACCGGGGAGCGAGTCGAAGCGGTCGGCGGTGGTGAAGACATCGCCGTGGTCTCGTACACCTCGGGCACCACCGGCCCGCCGCGTGGCGTGATGTTGTCGCACCGGGCGCTCCTCGCCAACATCGAGCAGCTCTCGTCGGTGCGGCCGCTGGTGCTCCAGCACTCCGACCGCGTGTTCGTCGCGATCCCGCTGTTCCACGTCTACGGCCTGGGCCCCGGGCTGCTCCAGGCCGCCGCGGTCGGCGCCACCGTGGTGCTGTCCGAGCGGTTCGACGCCCGGCGCGCGCTGGCCGATTGCGCCGAGTACCGCGTCACCACGATCGCCGGCGTGCCCGCGATGTACGCCGAGTTCGCCGCGCTGGACGCCGACGAACTGGGCACCGGGCTGGCCACCGTGCGCCGGATGACCTCGGGCGCGGCGCCGCTGCACCCCAGGGTGCTGGCCGCGATCCGGGCCGCCACCGGGCTGGACGTCTACGAGGGCTACGGCCTGACCGAGGCCGCGCCGGTGGTGACCACCACGCTGGTCACCGGTTACCCGAAGCCCGGTTCGGTCGGGCGCGCGCTGCCCGGCATCGAGCTGCGGCTGGTGGAGAGCGACGGCACCACCGGGCCGGTGCTCTCCGATCCGGAGGACCTGGTGGACAGCTTCGACGAGGAGGACGGCGGCACCGGGCTGGTGGCGCTGCGCGGCGCGAACCTGTTCTCCGGGTACTGGCCCGACGGCGCGCACGGCCCCGACGACGAGGGCTGGTTCCGCACCGGCGACGTCGGCTACCTGGACACCGACGGCGATCTGCACCTGGTCGACCGCGCCAACGACCTGATCATCGTGAACGGGTTCAACGTGTACCCGAACGAGGTCGAGTCCGTGCTCACCGAGTTGCCCGAGGTGGTCGAGGCGGCGGTGGTCGGCGTGGTGGACGAGCGCAGCGGCGAGGCGGTCAAGGCCGTCGTCGTGGTCGCGCCGGGTGCCTCGCTGTCCGCCCAGCAGGTGGTCGACCACTGCGCGGGCAAGCTCGCCGGGTACAAGGTGCCGCACACCGTCGAGTTCGCCGAGAGCCTGCCGCATTCGGCGACCGGCAAGCTCCGCAGGCTGCGGTTGCGGTAG
- a CDS encoding helix-turn-helix domain-containing protein codes for MPTKKKQEDLTPPRQVQFLTVAEVATLMRVSKMTVYRLVHSGELPAVRVGKSFRVPEKSVHEYLDSAYYDVG; via the coding sequence ATGCCGACGAAGAAGAAACAAGAGGACCTGACACCACCACGCCAGGTCCAGTTCCTGACGGTTGCCGAGGTGGCCACGCTGATGCGGGTCTCCAAGATGACCGTCTACCGGCTCGTGCACTCGGGCGAACTCCCGGCCGTCAGGGTCGGGAAGTCGTTCCGGGTGCCGGAGAAGTCGGTGCACGAATACCTGGACAGCGCCTACTACGACGTGGGATGA
- a CDS encoding NAD-dependent epimerase/dehydratase family protein, whose product MPSRIVLVTGVGGELGGRLLARLGSNPDFERVIGVDTTSPAKSVLQRMGRAEFVRADIRNPLIAKVISTAQVDTVVHASTTCHPAAPGRRTAIKEVNVIGTMRLLAACQRSPQVRKLVVKSTAAVYGASSRSQAVFTEDSELIPTSSSGYAKDAVEMEGYVRGLSRRRPDITITMARFTNLIGPEVDTVLSRYFSLPVVPTVLGYDARMQLLHSSDALAVLEQATLEDKPGVFNVGSEGVLTLSQAIRRAGRVELPMPRGVVPSVGKVLRGAKLVDFSADQVRLLNFGRVVDTTKLKREFGYTPRWTTREAFDDYVQGRGLRPVLDGPRLAKLAGKVAVAAATGQAGGR is encoded by the coding sequence ATGCCGTCCAGAATCGTGCTCGTCACCGGAGTCGGCGGAGAGCTCGGCGGGCGCCTGCTCGCCCGGCTCGGCAGCAACCCCGACTTCGAGCGCGTGATCGGCGTCGACACCACCTCCCCGGCCAAGTCCGTGCTCCAGCGCATGGGCCGGGCCGAGTTCGTCCGCGCCGACATCCGCAACCCGCTGATCGCCAAGGTGATCAGCACCGCACAGGTCGACACCGTGGTGCACGCCTCCACCACCTGCCACCCGGCCGCCCCCGGCCGCCGGACGGCGATCAAGGAGGTGAACGTGATCGGCACCATGCGCCTGCTCGCCGCGTGTCAGCGATCGCCGCAGGTGCGCAAGCTGGTGGTGAAATCCACCGCCGCGGTCTACGGCGCCAGTTCGCGGTCGCAGGCGGTGTTCACCGAGGACTCCGAGCTCATCCCCACCTCCAGCAGCGGGTACGCCAAGGACGCGGTGGAGATGGAGGGGTACGTGCGCGGGCTCTCGCGCCGCCGCCCGGACATCACCATCACCATGGCGCGGTTCACCAACCTGATCGGCCCCGAGGTCGACACCGTGCTCTCGCGCTACTTCTCGCTCCCGGTGGTCCCGACCGTGCTCGGCTACGACGCGCGGATGCAGCTGCTGCACTCCTCGGACGCGCTGGCCGTGCTGGAACAGGCCACGCTGGAGGACAAACCCGGGGTGTTCAACGTGGGTAGCGAGGGGGTACTCACCCTCTCGCAGGCGATCCGGCGAGCCGGCCGAGTCGAGTTGCCGATGCCGCGCGGTGTGGTGCCGTCGGTCGGCAAGGTGCTCCGCGGGGCGAAGCTGGTGGACTTCTCCGCCGACCAGGTGCGGTTGCTGAACTTCGGCCGCGTGGTGGACACCACCAAGCTCAAGCGGGAGTTCGGGTACACGCCCCGGTGGACCACCCGCGAGGCGTTCGACGACTACGTGCAGGGGCGCGGGCTGCGGCCGGTGCTCGACGGCCCGCGGCTGGCCAAGCTGGCAGGCAAGGTGGCCGTCGCCGCCGCCACCGGTCAGGCCGGCGGGCGATGA
- a CDS encoding type VII secretion target — MTGSGFRVDTGRLRRTAGGFRANADSVGTTVERLSAAKVPAEAFGISGPGPELAADIEKAVGHRLERLRTRQTRLGELAGKLDTAADDYDRSDAETQEDLRAAGRSE; from the coding sequence ATGACCGGATCAGGGTTCCGCGTCGACACCGGGCGGCTCCGCCGGACGGCGGGCGGGTTCCGCGCGAACGCGGATTCCGTCGGCACCACGGTGGAGCGGCTCTCGGCGGCCAAGGTGCCGGCCGAGGCCTTCGGCATCTCCGGGCCGGGGCCGGAACTGGCCGCCGACATCGAGAAGGCCGTCGGGCACCGGCTGGAGCGGCTGCGCACGCGGCAGACCCGCCTCGGTGAACTCGCCGGGAAGCTCGACACCGCCGCCGACGACTACGACCGCTCCGACGCCGAGACCCAGGAAGACCTGCGAGCCGCCGGGCGGTCGGAATGA